One stretch of Pomacea canaliculata isolate SZHN2017 linkage group LG11, ASM307304v1, whole genome shotgun sequence DNA includes these proteins:
- the LOC112575622 gene encoding uncharacterized protein LOC112575622, with protein sequence MAIEGPREVFADGSRKMALTCKVDDVNPDPEITWSGVTCEESAAPGQCVFVPHPAADGKTVVSCTATNVHNNDVACHPSQRDTASGAFQMEFTFTKRNKRKLLHEGYAYVMDRTKADNVTIFWRCENRGECKGRLKTVNDVLEGRPSTHCHPPSVACCLALKTVGDIKQRAKQSEEATSWIINNCTAEFPLAAAGSLPKKETLARMIRRIRKAPDSDIISEELKLTTRGEQFLAFQTDDIVILTTPSNRDVLARDAHWFCDGTLDSAPLATQLYTIHVLVEDSLTLPLVYCLTNNKNRATYDAIFTYLNGQRGLNPETITIDFERAAVNSISEHFPTTAMQGCFFHFGQCLWRNLQSLGLQDWYLEPENSLLIKTIQALAFVPPDDVIEAFQQLMDSLDADTDETLSDFLAYCESTCTWLGNVQRGRRRRLWNVYNRVGDNLPTTNNSVEGWHRAFDKRMSVTHPTLGRLVSKLRKEQTITELMMEQLAMGVMMRKNKQYEKVNTRLQALVAMYAQEDV encoded by the exons ATGGCCATCGAAGGTCCCAGGGAGGTTTTTGCCGACGGCTCCAgaaagatggcgctgacgtgtAAAGTGGACGACGTCAACCCCGACCCTGAGATCACGTGGTCAGGCGTGACGTGTGAGGAGAGTGCTGCCCCTGGCCAGTGTGTCTTCGTGCCACACCCTGCCGCAGACGGTAAAACTGTTGTCAGCTGCACCGCCACCAACGTCCACAACAACGACGTCGCTTGTCATCCATCTCAACGTGACAC TGCATCTGGTGCATTTCAGATGGAATTCACATTCACAAAGAGGAATAAGCGAAAGCTGTTGCACGAAGGCTACGCCTATGTCATGGACCGCACCAAAGCCGACAACGTCACAATTTTCTGGCGATGCGAAAACCGAGGAGAGTGCAAAGGAAGGTTAAAGACAGTAAACGACGTTCTGGAAGGCCGTCCATCCACCCATTGCCATCCGCCAAGTGTAGCCTGTTGCCTGGCTTTGAAAACGGTTGGTGATATAAAACAGCGCGCAAAGCAGTCTGAAGAAGCCACAAGTTGGATAATCAACAACTGCACAGCAGAATTTCCACTCGCCGCCGCAGGTTCTCTTCCAAAAAAGGAGACTTTGGCAAGGATGATCCGAAGGATACGGAAAGCTCCAGACAGCGACATCATCAGCGAGGAGCTGAAGCTTACAACGAGAGGAGAACAATTTTTAGCGTTTCAAACGGACGATATCGTTATTCTAACCACTCCATCCAATCGTGACGTTTTAGCACGTGACGCCCACTGGTTTTGTGATGGAACATTGGACAGCGCTCCGTTAGCAACACAACTTTACACCATCCATGTTCTTGTTGAGGATTCTCTCACTCTGCctcttgtttactgtttgacaaacaacaaaaacagggCCACATACGACGCGATCTTTACTTACCTGAACGGCCAGAGAGGTCTCAACCCAGAGACCATCACAATAGATTTTGAACGAGCAGCAGTAAACAGCATCAGTGAACACTTCCCAACCACAGCCATGCAAGggtgtttttttcactttggcCAATGTCTTTGGAGAAACCTCCAGTCGCTTGGACTACAAGATTGGTACTTGGAGCCAGAGAACTCTCTTCTCATCAAGACCATCCAGGCCTTGGCTTTCGTGCCTCCTGACGACGTCATCGAGGCGTTTCAACAGCTCATGGATTCGCTGGATGCCGACACTGACGAGACGCTTTCAGACTTCCTCGCCTACTGTGAAAGTACATGTACATGGCTGGGCAATGTGCAGCGAGGACGCCGTCGACGCCTGTGGAACGTCTACAATCGTGTGGGAGACAACCTGCCCACAACTAATAACTCGGTCGAAGGCTGGCACCGTGCATTTGATAAGCGAATGTCTGTCACGCACCCAACACTTGGCAGGCTTGTCAGCAAGTTACGCAAGGAGCAGACAATCACCGAGCTTATGATGGAACAGCTTGCCATGGGCGTCATGATGCGAAAAAACAAGCAGTACGAAAAAGTCAACACACGACTGCAAGCGCTTGTTGCAATGTACGCACAGGAGGATGTTTGA
- the LOC112575621 gene encoding uncharacterized protein LOC112575621, with translation MEVAGRSNPSFRRVLVFCLFLSIRHSAQECVPSTRRGLEQNTCTVDDEKFQTKCDNVYIRGKLAKISCELDTTFFRTPCETDEVKVAFRYRGILTDYYCTITPMFDSTTCNSAEKADGTGSCEQIGPDRWRYDCYFLVTDDKQNARPTCYVDCKLKEGGTKFQNIYSKQCDNLTLVNETLTTAPPPPANPLPPKEEFPLWAAILIALGIAGLIALVAFLVWRKRRQAQGPAQAPEGGAAEAEGEGEGEGEGEGEGEDEGEGEEAEEASAEESEQPEQAAEG, from the exons ATGGAAGTTGCAGGAAGATCCAACCCATCTTTCAGACGTGTGCTGGTCTTCTGCCTTTTCCTGAGTATCCGCCACTCTGCACAGGAGTGTGTCCCATCTACTCGACGTGGTTTGGAACAGAACACGTGCA CTGTCGATGACGAGAAGTTTCAGAccaaatgtgataatgtttacATAAGAGGCAAACTGGCAAAGATTTCATGTGAACTGGATACGACCTTTTTTAGAACACCTTGCGAGACAGATGAAGTTAAAGTGGCATTCAGATATCGTGGTATTTTAACAGACTACTACTGTACGATTACACCGATGTTCGATTCAACCACCTGCAACTCAGCTGAAAAAGCAGATGGAACCGGTTCCTGCGAACAAATTGGTCCCGACAGATGGCGCTATGATTGCTATTTCCTCGTAACGGACGATAAGCAAAATGCGCGACCAACGTGTTATGTAGACTGCAAGCTAAAGGAAGGTGGAACCAAATTTCAGAATATATATAGCAAACAATGTGACAACCTCACATTAG TGAATGAAACGTTAACAaccgcaccaccaccaccagctaaTCCACTCCCACCAAAGGAAGAATTTCCCCTATGGGCAGCAATTCTCATTGCACTTGGCATTGCCGGTTTGATTG CATTGGTGGCGTTCCTAGTGTGGAGAAAACGTCGGCAGGCCCAagg TCCCGCTCAAGCTCCAGAAGG AGGAGCGGCTGAAgcagaaggagaaggagaaggagaaggtgAAGGAGAAGGTGAAGGAGAGGATGAAGGAGAAGG agaagaagcagaagaggcaAGTGCCGAAGA